From Thermoflexus hugenholtzii JAD2, the proteins below share one genomic window:
- a CDS encoding WXG100 family type VII secretion target has translation PEDSPMATPSRFDYEGMQAIAQRLAQRSADLQAYLDQMDALARTLAERCHSPFAQAIQARHARWHRAGQELAQSLQALATDLARIAAAQQAAEEREAARFARPK, from the coding sequence CCGGAGGATTCGCCCATGGCTACCCCCAGCCGCTTCGATTACGAGGGGATGCAGGCCATCGCCCAGCGCCTGGCCCAGCGCAGCGCCGACCTCCAGGCCTATCTCGACCAAATGGACGCCCTCGCCCGCACCCTGGCCGAGCGCTGCCACTCCCCCTTCGCCCAGGCTATCCAGGCCCGCCACGCCCGCTGGCACCGCGCCGGCCAGGAACTCGCCCAAAGCCTCCAGGCCCTGGCCACCGACCTCGCCCGCATCGCCGCCGCCCAGCAGGCCGCCGAAGAACGCGAAGCCGCCCGCTTCGCCCGGCCCAAATGA